CCGCCTCGGGACCGCCCCCACCGGGGCTATAGGTGGGGCGGTCCCATAGTGGATGCTCCTAGGATTGGGGATATGTGTATGTTATGTTGGGCTACATTAGGAAGGATATTCTAGTCAAATCTCATAGTCATGAATCGGGTCAATCTCATATTCATGAATTTGAGGATTCTTTAACaaaaatcttatttttatttaggtAAATTGACATTaaatcaatttattaaaatttgtgtccgACGATTAATGATACTTGTAATTACCAATAAAATATACTTTCGCTTTTATATTTCCTCATTTTAtttacataaatttaattataatagtcATGGCGCAGACAGAAGTAAATTGTGGaaagtaaaatatttatttggtCAACCACACCCGCTGACAGCTTTGTACGACTCAGTAGCGGCCGAGTGGGGCCCAGCGTAGACGGTCCGCAATCTTTGACCGTCGAAAGAGGGAAGATATTGGACGGCCAAGATAACGTCACGGGCGGCATTTCAGTAGCAATGTTTTGTTACTGGAATAAATATTCTTCCAATTAACcttttcctaatatttatattaatattccATAATTTGTCGAGAGATATACATACGCACGCACGCGCGCGTATCTATACTTCCATTTCACAATTCCATCTTCATTATTAGAagacacctctctctctctctccaacaTAAGGCAAATGCCCTTCTCTCTCGTATCTCGTAGTGGTTGAAACTTTCTTTCTTCGCTTTTGTTTGCCACAGAAAGGAACGGGAGGTTGGGGAAGAGGCAACGCAGGATATATTATTGTATTCATCCTCGTAAGTTTTTTTCCTTATCGTTTTTTGGATTGAATTTTGTTGAAGTTTTGATCCTTTTCGGAATTGTGATTGGATTGCCGATGCCTAATTTGAGGTTTTTATGTGAATTTTACCATAGCTGacttgttttctgttttctatgtgtgtgtgagagagaggcTCTGAATATGCAGATTGTTCGTTTTACAGGAGAGACTGTCGTAATCGATGCTTGAAACGTGTGTTATTTTATTGTGTTTGACCAATATTAAGTGTTTAAAGCAATATAAGGAGTACTAATAGTATTTGAAATAGGGAAACTGCACTTTGACTATATGACTCTCTTATTTCTCCTCATTCTCTGACATGCGTAATCCAATTCCGCTGAGGTCGTTTTATAGCAATCCTACACATTAGTTTGTTTTTTGATTGTTAATCGGATCGAAAAAATAAGCTAATGAATTTTGTTGTGAAAGGGGTATCGGTTAAATGATGTTGATCCCACTTTTGTAACTATGATGGATGGTTGGTGCTTGCTAAGATTGTTTCCACACAACTGTTACAAACATTAATCAAATTTGACGAATAAATAGATTATACTAGTAGATTGTTTTCTGCAGCAAGCTTCTCTTATCTTCATGTAGTCTCTGTGTATATCTTCTTGTAGTCTCTGTATATTGAATCATATGATGTATTGCTCCATTAGCTGAATTGGATTTTGTTACCATTTTTTTTGTTGCTTGACTGTTCTTACTATTGACAAGCCATTGGTTTCTTCCCTTAATAATGCTATCTTGTTTGTGTTCGATGAGGTCGGAATATGTGATTTGTTTGATCCATCTCATGATTCTATGGTGCTATTTCCTGTCCATTTAGATTAGTTGTGTTAATAAAGGTTTGTGACTGAGAGAAAATGTTGTTTTTCAAACAGAAATAGAAGTATTCATGGACAGAACCTCTGGTAAAAGAGGAGTGGGCGGGAGTGTGGCTCCAAGAAAGAATTATAGTGGAACAGCTTTTAAAGAAGCAGCATCTCAAGGGGATCAGAGTTCTCAATTTTGTAACCGAACTGGATGCAGCGGAAGAGTTAAGTTTGGTCAAAATGCTGGAATTGGAGTCTCAGATACAAGCAAATATTCCAAGTCTTCTTTTCGCTCTTCAAGTGGAAATGAAGTTACTGGGAAGACCTATAGTTCCTCCATGACCAATGCAAAAAGGTCGTATCTCGATTCCAAGAGAAAAGTAACTCAAGTGACATCTGATCCATCACAGAGTAGCCTATCGACTGAGACAGAAACTCAAGGGATTGTGTCTACACGAAGTAATCTACGTGAATATCAGCCTGAATCAATAACCAAGTCTAAAGAGGTTTGTATGACTGAACCTGGGAGTTCTAGTGCATCAACTAGTGTTGGTCCTCAAAACACGTTCCGTAGCAAATCTAGATTACGCAACCAAAGTACTTTACCAGCTTCCTCTGTTCTGTCAACTTCTAGAAGCTCTGCACTAGGACCATTTAATAGGATCAATGGGAACAGGTATGGTTTGCAGAATCTGAGATGCAATTCCATATCTGATGCTTTACCACCTAGTTGCTCGCAACCAGAATCAGcatctgtaagaaagaactttaTTAAAAAGAGAAGTTCAGAAGGAGATACCAGTTCGTCTTCTAGGGGGAGAAGAAATACAGCTTCATCGAATGTAGATAGGCATACTTCCCCAACAAACAGTAGCATCTCCATCTCTGATACAGTAGAGGATAGCAGTGGGTCTAGTTCTACTTGGAACCGGAGATCGATGCATGTAAATGCTAGAATGAGGTTTTCCAGCcgacaagaaggaagaaacggTTCATCTGTTAGGGAACCTGCTGCGAGTTTCTCTAGAAATGATTATGAGACACCTTTTGATGTTGGTGATGGGAATACCTCTCAGCAGTTTTCAGTAAGCGGCTCTAGATCTCACTGTGATAATTCATCATCAAGAACGTCTTTTGCTTCTGCTGAGTCTGGATTGTCACATTTATTG
This portion of the Salvia splendens isolate huo1 chromosome 10, SspV2, whole genome shotgun sequence genome encodes:
- the LOC121752273 gene encoding probable E3 ubiquitin-protein ligase RHG1A; protein product: MDRTSGKRGVGGSVAPRKNYSGTAFKEAASQGDQSSQFCNRTGCSGRVKFGQNAGIGVSDTSKYSKSSFRSSSGNEVTGKTYSSSMTNAKRSYLDSKRKVTQVTSDPSQSSLSTETETQGIVSTRSNLREYQPESITKSKEVCMTEPGSSSASTSVGPQNTFRSKSRLRNQSTLPASSVLSTSRSSALGPFNRINGNRYGLQNLRCNSISDALPPSCSQPESASVRKNFIKKRSSEGDTSSSSRGRRNTASSNVDRHTSPTNSSISISDTVEDSSGSSSTWNRRSMHVNARMRFSSRQEGRNGSSVREPAASFSRNDYETPFDVGDGNTSQQFSVSGSRSHCDNSSSRTSFASAESGLSHLLNHDVLHRFNMDGIAEVLMALERIEQDEDWTDEQILALETRLFLSSLNLYDQHRDMRLDIDNMSYEELLALEERMGTVSTALSEEALSKCLTRSVYEATTSKVESTESADDIIKCSICQDEYVPGDEIGTLVKCQHGYHATCINQWLQVKNWCPICKASAAQSQPSSSL